In a single window of the Melioribacteraceae bacterium genome:
- a CDS encoding STAS domain-containing protein → MAEFNANLRDHGSVSVIDLKGYLDAHTAPDLENVFNSLINKKQFQVVVNFNELKYISSAGLGVFMAYVETMRENSGDIKFSNMKDNVFNIFDLLGFPMLYEFYKDETDAVQKFIK, encoded by the coding sequence ATGGCGGAGTTCAATGCAAACTTACGGGATCATGGTTCCGTGAGCGTTATTGATCTTAAGGGGTATTTGGATGCCCACACTGCGCCCGATTTGGAGAATGTATTCAATTCATTAATCAACAAGAAGCAGTTTCAAGTTGTTGTTAATTTTAATGAGTTGAAGTACATCAGTAGCGCCGGGCTTGGCGTTTTTATGGCGTATGTGGAAACAATGCGTGAAAACAGTGGAGATATCAAATTCTCTAATATGAAAGATAATGTTTTCAATATTTTTGATCTTTTAGGATTCCCTATGCTTTATGAATTCTACAAAGATGAAACAGATGCCGTTCAAAAATTTATAAAATAG
- a CDS encoding SpoIIE family protein phosphatase, translating to MKESINKRIKSKPLENAIAAAVLLFLFNLIFPQHHSFIPYLINEFLVLLTIYFFYNFLKGVLSGKLDVPISIILNTGILSALMFFIISISNNLFGSSLQKNFNLNFFNSLFSLLVVFIFLGSAVYIFTTFRELFFQRQKKDPQTYFNTMLFFFSLSFFSNALTKIDRSLDYPKDAFFVVSIILIVFNSIRVAWIAFLPKKQKYYLLIISIILSVLFSLNYAQITGSNYSKQMFFMFSPGLHTLLSLLMIYGIIYFIVIFFTTLFHLPTAEAFDSKADELSSFMDVTKLITQVFDFRELADTITSITARVCNSDAAWLVTKENNLLELKSVQNIGYVDAEILTKKIINSDTDNIDVIKIYHSLDASNGASPSYKVIAIAPLKVHDLVSGYLFAARHTDKEFDVDEKKSIQTFGDYSALALENAKLLKESIEKERLEKELDVARDIQRKILPREIPKGNNLEISALFVPAFEVGGDYYDFFEIDENRLGFVVADVSGKGISAAFIMAEVKGIFESLSKIIFEPKQLLVNANNVLKESLDRRNFVTAVYGILDKKSGKVKIARAGHTPVMVSRKVGIEKLQPSGMGLGFEMANNFAETLQEMEIQLNNDDILICYSDGITEAMNFEKEEFGYDNFANIIKNNHTKSVDDISNRIMTELSLFSRELSQHDDITLVLIRWNKNKNGES from the coding sequence GTGAAAGAAAGCATTAATAAAAGAATAAAATCGAAACCTTTAGAGAATGCAATTGCTGCCGCAGTGTTGTTATTCCTCTTTAATTTAATTTTTCCCCAGCATCATTCATTTATTCCTTACCTGATTAATGAGTTCCTAGTACTCTTAACTATTTATTTCTTTTATAATTTTTTGAAAGGAGTACTATCGGGTAAATTGGATGTGCCTATTTCTATAATATTAAACACGGGTATACTCTCGGCACTTATGTTTTTTATAATTTCTATTTCTAATAATTTATTCGGCAGTTCTTTACAAAAAAACTTTAATCTAAACTTTTTCAACTCACTATTCTCACTGCTTGTTGTGTTTATATTTTTAGGCTCTGCAGTTTATATTTTTACGACTTTTCGCGAATTGTTTTTTCAAAGACAAAAGAAGGACCCGCAAACATATTTTAATACAATGCTATTCTTTTTTAGTCTTTCATTTTTTTCCAATGCATTGACAAAAATTGACAGATCGCTCGATTACCCAAAAGATGCTTTTTTTGTCGTAAGTATAATATTAATTGTTTTTAATTCGATAAGGGTAGCCTGGATTGCGTTCTTGCCGAAGAAACAAAAATATTATCTGCTTATTATCTCCATTATTCTTTCGGTCTTGTTCTCTTTAAATTATGCACAGATTACGGGCTCTAACTATAGCAAGCAAATGTTTTTTATGTTTTCCCCTGGGTTACACACGTTATTAAGTTTATTGATGATTTACGGGATAATTTATTTCATCGTCATTTTCTTCACCACTTTATTCCATTTACCCACAGCGGAAGCTTTTGACAGCAAAGCAGATGAACTTTCTTCATTCATGGATGTCACAAAACTCATCACTCAGGTTTTCGATTTTAGAGAATTAGCAGATACAATAACATCAATTACTGCACGGGTTTGTAATTCCGATGCGGCCTGGCTTGTTACAAAAGAAAATAACCTTTTAGAACTGAAAAGCGTTCAAAATATTGGGTATGTTGATGCAGAAATACTTACTAAAAAAATAATTAATTCGGATACAGACAATATTGATGTCATTAAAATATATCACTCGCTTGATGCAAGTAACGGAGCATCACCAAGTTATAAAGTAATTGCAATTGCTCCTCTTAAAGTACATGATTTGGTAAGCGGATATTTATTCGCCGCCCGTCACACGGATAAGGAATTTGATGTAGATGAAAAAAAATCAATTCAAACATTTGGGGATTATTCAGCGTTGGCGTTGGAAAATGCTAAATTATTGAAAGAATCAATTGAGAAGGAAAGACTTGAAAAGGAACTTGATGTTGCAAGGGATATTCAACGAAAAATATTGCCAAGAGAAATTCCAAAAGGTAATAATTTAGAAATTTCAGCGCTTTTTGTCCCTGCATTTGAAGTAGGTGGCGATTATTATGATTTCTTTGAAATAGATGAAAATAGATTAGGGTTTGTTGTTGCAGATGTTTCTGGTAAAGGAATTTCTGCAGCTTTTATAATGGCAGAGGTTAAAGGAATATTTGAATCCCTCTCAAAAATTATTTTTGAACCAAAACAATTATTGGTAAATGCAAACAATGTTTTAAAGGAAAGTTTAGACCGACGAAACTTTGTTACAGCTGTTTATGGCATACTGGATAAAAAGAGTGGAAAAGTAAAGATTGCAAGAGCAGGACACACTCCGGTGATGGTTAGTAGAAAAGTCGGGATTGAAAAATTACAGCCGAGCGGTATGGGATTAGGATTCGAGATGGCGAATAATTTCGCAGAAACGCTTCAAGAAATGGAAATTCAATTGAATAATGATGATATTTTGATTTGTTATTCCGATGGAATTACGGAAGCAATGAATTTTGAAAAGGAAGAGTTCGGTTACGATAATTTTGCAAACATCATCAAAAACAATCACACAAAAAGTGTCGATGATATTTCCAATAGAATAATGACTGAATTAAGTCTATTTAGCCGTGAGTTGTCGCAACATGATGATATCACCTTAGTATTAATTAGATGGAATAAAAATAAAAACGGAGAATCTTAA
- a CDS encoding sigma-70 family RNA polymerase sigma factor has product MELSKEQEQFDFSEKKEEREEDFALIRTFVEGDESTFRILVIKHKEKVRNLVFLTLGDTEFIDDISQDVFISVYHKLGEFRFESKFTTWLYRITVNKCRDYLRKKRVRSIFVPIKETDTDYGTGPFSENVDIPNLVRTAIEKIPERLRVPLVMRDIEGLSYKEIADSLGTEVGTIKSRIFRARETLKIILSPYQKELRS; this is encoded by the coding sequence ATGGAACTTTCAAAAGAACAAGAACAATTTGATTTTTCTGAGAAGAAAGAGGAAAGGGAAGAGGATTTTGCCCTTATAAGAACTTTTGTTGAAGGGGACGAATCTACTTTCCGAATTCTGGTAATTAAACACAAAGAAAAAGTACGGAATTTGGTTTTCTTAACCCTTGGAGATACCGAATTTATTGATGATATATCTCAGGATGTGTTTATTAGTGTTTATCATAAATTAGGTGAATTTAGATTTGAGTCAAAATTTACCACGTGGCTTTATAGAATTACGGTTAATAAGTGCAGAGATTATCTAAGGAAAAAAAGGGTTCGAAGTATATTTGTGCCCATAAAAGAAACTGATACCGACTACGGTACCGGTCCTTTTTCTGAAAATGTTGACATTCCTAATCTGGTTAGGACAGCTATTGAAAAGATTCCGGAAAGATTGCGGGTCCCGTTAGTTATGAGGGATATTGAAGGCCTCAGTTATAAAGAAATTGCAGATTCACTTGGAACTGAAGTTGGTACAATAAAATCTAGAATATTTAGGGCTCGTGAAACACTAAAAATTATTCTTTCTCCATATCAGAAAGAATTAAGATCTTAA
- a CDS encoding STAS domain-containing protein, whose protein sequence is MKAKVTEKYNAVIVELKGNVMGGPEAQEFSDLLKNLLLDGKKNIVIDLADTKFMNSSGLGMLISGYTTIKNSGGSLKLANATEKIESLLVITKLITIFEHFNSVDEAIKSFV, encoded by the coding sequence ATGAAAGCGAAAGTCACAGAAAAATACAATGCCGTTATCGTTGAATTGAAGGGGAATGTAATGGGCGGCCCTGAAGCACAAGAATTTAGCGATTTATTAAAGAATTTGCTTCTTGATGGCAAAAAAAATATTGTTATTGATTTAGCAGATACTAAATTTATGAACAGTTCGGGACTTGGAATGCTTATAAGCGGTTATACGACGATTAAGAATAGCGGTGGATCACTTAAACTTGCTAACGCAACCGAAAAAATTGAGAGTTTACTTGTTATCACTAAACTTATTACAATTTTTGAGCATTTCAATTCTGTTGACGAAGCTATTAAAAGTTTCGTTTAG
- a CDS encoding adenylosuccinate synthase, whose amino-acid sequence MSVTVIVGSQWGDEGKGKIVDILSDQFDVVVRYQGGANAGHTVIIGDKKFILHLIPSGILRDGVMCAIGNGVVIDPKALMEEISLLEGMGINIKGRLLISHNAHLIMPYHKLIDQLNESGANKIGTTGRGIGPCYIDKYARKGIKIVDLLDKEILREKIKQNIEEKNVLLTKVYNEKELDVESIVKEYIEFDKYIDEYIADVPLYLSNALDENKNILLEGAQGALLDVDFGTYPFVTSSNPTSGGACTGSGIPPTKISSVLGIVKAYTTRVGLGPFPTELEDELGEKLRKIGVEFGATTGRPRRCGWFDAFLLNYSRMINGIGRAAITKLDVLSHFEEIKVCVGYEINGKKLKTYPTSLGEMMKVKPVYETLKGWNSEISNINNYDQLPLEAKDYLQFISQQSGFEISIISVGPRRDQTIQL is encoded by the coding sequence ATGAGTGTTACTGTTATTGTAGGCAGCCAATGGGGTGACGAGGGTAAAGGAAAAATTGTTGATATACTAAGCGATCAATTTGACGTTGTAGTGAGATATCAGGGCGGAGCAAATGCTGGCCACACTGTTATAATAGGAGATAAAAAATTTATTCTTCACTTAATTCCCTCCGGTATTTTACGCGATGGAGTCATGTGCGCAATTGGCAATGGCGTTGTCATTGATCCTAAAGCTTTAATGGAAGAAATTTCGTTATTGGAAGGGATGGGAATTAATATTAAGGGAAGGCTCCTTATAAGTCATAACGCCCACTTAATTATGCCCTATCATAAATTAATTGACCAATTAAACGAGAGTGGTGCTAATAAAATTGGAACTACAGGCAGAGGAATTGGACCATGTTACATTGATAAATACGCACGCAAGGGTATTAAAATTGTCGATCTTCTTGATAAAGAAATTCTTCGTGAAAAAATAAAACAGAATATTGAAGAAAAAAATGTTCTTCTTACAAAAGTATATAATGAAAAAGAGTTGGATGTAGAATCAATAGTAAAAGAATATATAGAGTTCGATAAATATATTGACGAGTATATTGCAGATGTTCCTCTTTACTTATCAAATGCATTGGATGAGAATAAAAATATACTACTCGAGGGAGCTCAAGGAGCACTACTTGATGTTGATTTTGGGACATATCCTTTCGTTACTTCTTCAAATCCAACAAGCGGTGGTGCTTGTACTGGATCTGGAATACCGCCAACAAAAATTTCTTCGGTACTAGGAATAGTTAAAGCATACACAACCCGTGTTGGTTTAGGCCCATTCCCAACCGAACTTGAGGATGAACTGGGAGAAAAGCTTAGAAAAATTGGAGTCGAGTTTGGAGCTACTACCGGCCGTCCAAGGCGTTGCGGGTGGTTCGATGCATTTTTACTCAATTATTCAAGAATGATTAATGGAATTGGAAGAGCTGCTATTACCAAACTTGACGTTCTTAGTCATTTTGAAGAAATTAAAGTTTGTGTTGGATATGAGATAAATGGGAAAAAACTTAAAACTTACCCAACAAGTTTGGGCGAAATGATGAAAGTTAAACCGGTTTATGAAACACTTAAGGGGTGGAATTCTGAGATCTCTAATATTAACAACTACGATCAGCTTCCGTTGGAAGCCAAAGATTATCTTCAGTTTATTTCACAGCAAAGTGGGTTTGAAATAAGCATCATTTCTGTTGGACCAAGAAGAGATCAAACGATTCAACTATAA
- a CDS encoding HAMP domain-containing histidine kinase — translation MKFSPVSASINIKLLLVLIAAIIAISTLIYTQNLVSKLQNRETEIVKLYASSLEFIANSETSNLDYTFIFQNIIQRIDFPLILTDANDKVSSPVDEGGFKNIQIDSTLSSVEKTEFIQKMVNKLAQEHEPISVKTPDGTILQKIYYGDSEVIQQLRYYPFAQIIIAFIFILIAYVSFSYIKRTEQSNIWVGMSKETAHQLGTPISSLMGWNEMLKLNFNNPDKVLDTSNEIDSDLERLNKITKRFSKIGSKPELKEQNLYEVIQKVVNYFHRRIPQLGKNVQIKLSGNSNMLANINSELFEWVIENLIKNALDAIEHDNGEINFSINKEKNKIAIEVTDNGKGIEHKHRKDVFRPGYSTKKRGWGLGLSLSKRIIENYHNGKIFVKNSVIDEGTTFRIILRDDVKST, via the coding sequence ATGAAATTTTCTCCCGTATCGGCATCAATAAACATTAAGTTGCTTTTAGTGCTGATTGCGGCCATAATCGCGATCAGTACTTTAATTTACACTCAGAATCTTGTATCTAAATTACAAAACCGCGAAACAGAAATTGTAAAATTATATGCTAGCAGTTTAGAATTTATTGCCAATTCAGAAACTTCAAATCTTGATTATACTTTTATATTCCAGAATATAATTCAAAGAATAGATTTCCCCCTTATTTTGACAGATGCAAATGATAAAGTTAGTTCTCCAGTTGATGAAGGAGGTTTTAAGAATATTCAAATTGATTCCACACTATCATCTGTTGAGAAAACAGAATTCATCCAAAAAATGGTTAACAAACTTGCGCAGGAACATGAACCAATTTCTGTAAAAACTCCTGATGGGACCATACTACAAAAAATATATTATGGTGATTCTGAAGTAATCCAGCAACTCCGCTATTATCCTTTCGCTCAAATTATTATAGCATTCATATTTATTCTAATAGCCTATGTGAGCTTTAGCTATATTAAAAGAACTGAGCAAAGCAATATCTGGGTTGGAATGTCGAAAGAAACCGCCCACCAGCTTGGAACTCCTATCTCCAGTCTGATGGGTTGGAATGAAATGTTAAAATTAAATTTCAATAATCCCGATAAGGTACTTGATACCTCTAATGAAATTGATAGTGATCTTGAGAGACTTAATAAGATTACCAAACGGTTTTCAAAGATCGGGTCTAAACCGGAATTGAAAGAGCAGAATCTTTATGAGGTAATTCAAAAAGTAGTGAATTATTTTCACCGCCGAATACCTCAACTGGGTAAAAATGTTCAGATTAAGCTTTCAGGCAATTCAAATATGCTTGCAAACATTAATTCAGAATTATTTGAATGGGTGATTGAAAATCTAATAAAAAACGCACTGGATGCTATTGAGCATGACAACGGTGAAATTAATTTTTCCATTAACAAAGAGAAAAACAAGATTGCCATCGAAGTCACCGATAATGGAAAGGGTATTGAACATAAGCATAGAAAAGATGTTTTTAGACCTGGATACAGCACAAAAAAAAGAGGCTGGGGTTTAGGATTAAGCCTCTCTAAAAGAATTATTGAAAACTATCATAATGGAAAGATTTTTGTGAAAAATTCAGTAATCGATGAGGGGACTACTTTTAGAATTATTCTTCGTGATGATGTAAAATCTACCTGA
- a CDS encoding ferredoxin--NADP reductase has protein sequence MRNYYTLNIQNIIKETKDTFSLIFDTSEHKEFSFEPGQFITLVFDKGDNLELRRSFSISSSPTDLPLLRITIKSVDSEFGSICKTLKIGDKVRTFPPVGNFVFGENFTPDKLYVFIGAGSGITPLISKIHHLLRTTSNKILLIYGNRAENDIIFFDELSDLQKKFLDRFNIIHTLSQPSENWGLAKGRISGDLVKNYIQPLIGEFEEIECHLCGPQLLMKNTISALHDLGVTDKSIKKEDFICQITHETDEYLPVDRQITLFYKKQKFQLTVPANHSILETALRKRINLPNSCNNGSCGTCRAILLSGKIFLKNQTCLSEESTDNGFCLTCVGFPLTDDVVIFYEDPFDF, from the coding sequence ATGAGAAACTACTACACACTTAATATCCAAAATATAATTAAAGAGACTAAAGATACTTTTAGCTTAATCTTTGATACAAGCGAACACAAGGAATTTTCATTTGAACCGGGTCAATTCATAACTCTAGTTTTCGATAAAGGGGACAATCTTGAGCTTAGGCGAAGCTTTTCTATATCTTCCTCCCCCACTGATTTGCCTCTATTAAGAATTACTATCAAGAGTGTGGATTCGGAATTTGGTTCTATTTGCAAAACTCTTAAGATAGGAGATAAGGTTCGTACATTCCCACCGGTTGGTAACTTTGTATTCGGGGAAAATTTTACTCCCGACAAATTATATGTTTTTATTGGAGCCGGCAGCGGTATTACTCCATTAATTTCAAAGATTCATCATCTCCTCAGAACAACATCAAATAAAATATTGTTGATATACGGAAACAGAGCTGAAAATGATATTATTTTTTTTGATGAACTTTCTGATCTTCAAAAAAAATTTTTAGATCGATTTAATATTATTCATACTTTATCTCAACCATCTGAAAATTGGGGACTAGCAAAAGGAAGAATTTCTGGAGATTTAGTTAAAAATTATATTCAACCTTTGATAGGGGAATTTGAAGAAATTGAGTGTCATTTATGTGGACCTCAATTATTAATGAAGAATACAATTTCTGCATTGCATGATTTGGGAGTTACTGACAAATCGATAAAAAAAGAAGATTTCATTTGCCAAATAACCCATGAAACAGATGAATATTTACCTGTTGATCGGCAGATCACACTTTTTTATAAGAAACAAAAATTCCAACTGACAGTCCCGGCTAACCACTCCATTCTTGAAACCGCATTAAGAAAGAGAATAAATCTACCCAATTCTTGCAACAATGGTTCATGCGGTACTTGCCGGGCAATATTGCTCTCGGGTAAAATATTCCTCAAAAATCAAACATGCCTCTCTGAAGAAAGTACAGACAATGGATTTTGCCTTACTTGTGTTGGATTCCCACTTACTGATGATGTGGTAATTTTTTATGAAGACCCATTCGATTTTTAA
- a CDS encoding dCMP deaminase, which translates to MSNSNKRPSWDEYFLKVAMLVSERATCPRMHCGCVLVRDKQILSTGYNGSIPGDDHCEDAGCMVVDNHCVRTIHAEMNAILQCSNHGVSTENAIAYVTNMPCTNCAKALITAGISEVVIFSDYHDTLAEKFFAKAGVNIKRLQIPDSVISYDLNKFSSAKKFE; encoded by the coding sequence ATGTCCAATTCAAATAAGCGCCCCTCCTGGGATGAATATTTCTTAAAAGTAGCAATGCTAGTTTCTGAAAGAGCCACCTGTCCGAGAATGCACTGTGGTTGCGTGCTGGTTAGAGACAAACAAATATTATCTACTGGATATAATGGTTCCATTCCCGGCGATGATCATTGCGAAGATGCTGGTTGTATGGTTGTAGATAACCATTGCGTTAGAACTATTCACGCTGAAATGAATGCAATTTTACAATGCTCCAATCATGGGGTGAGCACCGAAAACGCAATAGCTTATGTCACAAATATGCCCTGCACAAACTGCGCTAAAGCATTAATAACAGCTGGTATTTCGGAGGTAGTAATCTTTTCTGATTATCATGATACTTTAGCGGAAAAGTTTTTCGCCAAAGCCGGTGTGAATATTAAGAGGCTGCAAATCCCAGATTCAGTAATCAGTTATGATTTGAACAAATTTTCATCAGCAAAAAAGTTTGAATGA
- the ppk1 gene encoding polyphosphate kinase 1: MSFKKETLQKYLKPDYFFSRELSWLEFNRRVLVEALNPKLPLLDRIKFISIFFSNLDEFFMIRVSGLKEQLLARVIDTSFDGLTPNEQLKMIDLELKPMLDKLYDYYKNIILPELKANNILICNFDELNNDERKVVDEYFSKEIYPVLTPLAFDPGRPFPYISNLSLSFAILIKKPNGDRHFARVKVPSLFPRLLRIDQLTKKTNKAESVSGTYKYIWIGDIIRANLNQLFPGMEVVEAYRFRITRDTDLEIQEDEADDLLEVIEENIKQRKFGLVVRLEVEKEMPEYMIETLIENLEITWSDVHIIDGNIGLSDLMMLYELPVPHLKEKPYHPVTPEYFEEGENIFSIIRQQDVLLHHPYDSFNPVIDFIKQASLDPDVLAIKQTLYRVGNNSPIVKYLIEAAERKKQVAVLVELKARFDEENNIFWARELEKAGVHVVYGLVGLKTHAKMSLVVRRELDGVTRYVHLSTGNYNTSTAKLYTDLGLFTCDPAICSDVSEIFNYLTGYSEQKTFRKLWVAPINKRDKFLELIKREIKNVKNGGKGHLIFKLNSLVDPTIIASLYEASCKGVRVDLIVRGICCLVPQIPGLSENIYVRSIVGRFLEHSRIYYFYNNGTEDIYCSSADIMQRNLDRRVETTFPIEDQNLKNYIKFSIIDTSLADNQKARIQLPTGKYVFNYPVYTERELNHQEWMMKKSSAGIKKIVPKEMPKKN, from the coding sequence ATGTCCTTCAAAAAAGAAACTTTACAGAAATATCTCAAACCAGATTACTTCTTCAGCAGAGAATTAAGCTGGCTCGAATTTAATAGAAGAGTATTAGTAGAAGCTCTCAATCCAAAATTACCACTTCTAGATCGTATCAAATTTATCTCAATATTTTTCTCCAATCTCGATGAATTTTTTATGATTCGGGTTTCCGGCTTAAAGGAGCAATTATTGGCGAGGGTTATTGACACTTCTTTTGACGGGTTAACACCTAATGAGCAATTAAAAATGATTGATCTTGAACTCAAACCGATGTTAGATAAATTGTATGATTATTATAAAAATATCATCCTTCCTGAACTTAAGGCAAATAACATCCTAATTTGCAATTTTGATGAATTGAACAATGATGAACGTAAAGTGGTTGATGAATATTTTTCCAAAGAAATTTATCCGGTATTAACCCCGCTTGCTTTCGATCCAGGGAGACCATTTCCATACATCTCAAATTTAAGTTTGAGCTTCGCTATTCTTATAAAAAAACCTAATGGCGACCGACATTTCGCAAGAGTGAAGGTACCTAGTCTATTTCCGAGATTATTGAGAATTGATCAGCTGACAAAAAAGACGAACAAAGCTGAAAGCGTTTCGGGCACCTATAAATATATTTGGATTGGTGATATAATTAGAGCAAACCTAAATCAATTATTTCCAGGTATGGAGGTGGTTGAAGCTTATAGATTTAGAATTACCCGCGACACCGATTTGGAGATTCAAGAAGATGAAGCGGATGATTTGCTCGAAGTAATTGAAGAAAATATTAAGCAGAGAAAATTTGGCTTGGTTGTGCGTTTAGAAGTTGAAAAGGAAATGCCCGAATACATGATTGAAACATTGATCGAGAATTTAGAAATTACATGGAGTGATGTTCATATAATAGATGGTAATATTGGGTTAAGTGATTTAATGATGCTATACGAATTACCGGTTCCACATCTAAAAGAAAAACCATATCATCCGGTAACTCCCGAATATTTTGAAGAAGGTGAAAATATTTTCTCGATCATTCGTCAGCAAGATGTTCTACTTCATCATCCATACGATTCATTTAATCCTGTTATTGATTTTATTAAACAGGCTTCGCTCGATCCCGACGTACTCGCAATAAAACAAACATTATATAGAGTTGGGAATAACTCTCCAATTGTTAAATATTTAATTGAGGCGGCTGAAAGAAAAAAACAAGTCGCGGTTCTGGTTGAATTAAAAGCACGATTTGATGAAGAGAATAATATTTTTTGGGCTCGTGAATTGGAGAAAGCTGGTGTTCATGTAGTGTATGGTCTCGTAGGGTTAAAAACTCATGCAAAAATGTCGCTGGTAGTTAGGCGAGAATTGGATGGAGTAACACGTTATGTTCATCTTAGTACAGGCAATTATAATACTTCTACTGCAAAACTTTATACCGATTTAGGTTTATTTACCTGTGATCCGGCAATTTGTTCAGATGTATCAGAAATATTTAATTATCTCACCGGTTATTCCGAACAGAAAACATTTCGTAAACTCTGGGTAGCACCAATTAATAAGAGAGATAAGTTCCTGGAATTGATTAAACGTGAAATCAAAAATGTTAAAAATGGAGGGAAAGGACATCTTATTTTTAAATTAAATTCATTAGTCGATCCTACAATTATAGCATCTCTTTATGAGGCTTCATGTAAGGGGGTTCGGGTTGATTTGATTGTGAGAGGAATATGCTGTTTGGTTCCTCAAATTCCTGGTTTAAGTGAAAATATTTATGTAAGAAGTATAGTAGGTAGATTTTTGGAACACAGCCGTATTTACTATTTCTATAATAATGGTACGGAAGATATTTACTGCAGCAGTGCCGATATTATGCAAAGAAATCTTGACCGAAGAGTTGAGACTACATTCCCCATCGAAGATCAGAACTTGAAAAATTATATTAAGTTTTCAATTATTGATACTTCACTTGCAGATAACCAGAAAGCGAGAATTCAATTGCCCACCGGGAAATATGTTTTTAATTACCCGGTTTATACCGAACGGGAGCTTAATCATCAAGAATGGATGATGAAAAAAAGCAGTGCAGGTATCAAGAAAATAGTGCCGAAGGAAATGCCAAAGAAAAATTAG
- a CDS encoding transporter codes for MARKLKVEILILLFLFPVYNFAQNSELVTDRPDITESAVVVPVGSFQFEIGFDYESTRDYYLANSVDVENITIGSTLFRYGINSLFEFRFGGEYLSSTTSDRRTINAGIQNLFAGTKFQIFRDQDVVTNGAVIVTFGLPYGNEKLRPSRIEPSLNLSFDKDISEKISLGINIGVLNESETNTNIFNFSSALGISITQVVGCFVEYWSLHSKSFITSKNLNAGITYLHRENLQLDLSVSTQTNGEKRINGGIGISFRLPN; via the coding sequence TTGGCTAGAAAACTGAAAGTAGAAATATTAATACTATTATTTTTATTCCCAGTTTATAATTTTGCCCAGAATAGTGAATTGGTTACAGATAGACCAGATATTACAGAGTCTGCGGTGGTTGTACCTGTTGGCTCATTTCAATTTGAGATAGGATTTGATTATGAAAGCACACGGGATTATTATCTTGCTAATTCTGTTGATGTTGAAAATATAACAATAGGAAGTACCCTTTTTAGATATGGAATTAACTCACTTTTTGAATTTAGATTTGGTGGAGAATATTTATCCTCAACTACTAGCGACAGAAGAACAATAAATGCCGGCATTCAAAACTTATTTGCCGGTACAAAATTCCAAATTTTTAGGGATCAAGATGTAGTTACAAATGGGGCAGTAATTGTTACTTTTGGATTACCTTATGGCAATGAAAAATTGCGTCCCTCCAGAATTGAACCCTCTCTAAATTTATCATTCGATAAAGATATCTCTGAAAAAATTTCATTAGGAATTAATATTGGTGTGCTGAACGAAAGCGAGACGAATACTAACATCTTTAATTTTTCCTCGGCTCTGGGTATTAGTATTACTCAAGTAGTTGGATGTTTTGTGGAATACTGGAGTTTGCATTCAAAAAGTTTTATAACAAGTAAAAATTTAAATGCGGGGATTACATATTTGCATAGAGAAAATCTACAGCTGGATTTATCAGTTAGCACACAAACAAATGGTGAGAAAAGAATTAATGGAGGTATTGGAATTTCCTTCCGTTTACCAAACTAA